One region of Pseudomonas glycinae genomic DNA includes:
- a CDS encoding ammonium transporter: MENLQSAVDTLVHSSNTLFILIGAVMVLAMHAGFAFLEVGTVRQKNQVNALSKILSDFAVSTLAYFFIGYWLSYGVTFLQPAAVLSADHGYGLVKFFFLLTFAAAIPAIISGGIAERARFVPQLCATALIVAFIYPFFEGMIWNGNYGLQAWLTAQFGAAFHDFAGSVVVHAMGGWLALAAVLLLGPRNGRYRDGKLVAFAPSSIPFLALGSWILIVGWFGFNVMSAQTLQGVSGLVAVNSLMAMVGGTVAALIVGRNDPGFLHNGPLAGLVAVCAGSDLMHPVGALMTGAIAGALFVWCFTAAQVKWRIDDVLGVWPLHGLCGVWGGIACGIFGSTALGGLGGVSLISQLIGTALGVAVALIGGFAVYGSIKALHGLRLSQEQEYYGADLSLHKIGAVSQD; this comes from the coding sequence ATGGAAAATCTGCAAAGCGCTGTGGACACGCTGGTCCACAGTTCCAATACGTTGTTCATTCTGATCGGTGCAGTCATGGTTCTGGCCATGCACGCCGGTTTCGCGTTTCTGGAGGTCGGAACGGTTCGCCAGAAAAACCAGGTCAACGCACTGTCGAAGATTCTCAGCGACTTCGCGGTGTCGACCCTCGCCTATTTCTTTATAGGCTATTGGCTTTCGTATGGAGTGACCTTCCTGCAACCGGCGGCGGTGCTCAGTGCCGATCATGGTTATGGACTGGTGAAGTTTTTCTTCCTGCTGACCTTCGCGGCGGCGATCCCGGCGATCATTTCCGGCGGCATCGCCGAGCGGGCGCGGTTTGTGCCGCAACTGTGCGCCACGGCGCTGATCGTAGCGTTCATTTACCCGTTTTTCGAAGGGATGATCTGGAACGGCAACTACGGTCTGCAAGCCTGGCTGACCGCGCAGTTTGGCGCCGCTTTCCATGACTTTGCAGGTTCGGTGGTGGTGCATGCCATGGGCGGCTGGCTGGCGTTGGCGGCAGTGCTGCTGCTCGGGCCGCGCAACGGACGCTATCGTGACGGCAAGCTGGTCGCGTTCGCGCCGTCGAGCATTCCGTTTCTGGCCTTGGGTTCGTGGATTCTGATCGTCGGCTGGTTTGGCTTCAACGTGATGAGCGCGCAGACTCTGCAAGGGGTCAGCGGACTGGTGGCGGTCAACTCGCTGATGGCGATGGTCGGCGGCACGGTGGCGGCGTTGATCGTCGGGCGCAACGATCCGGGCTTCCTGCACAACGGCCCGTTGGCCGGGTTGGTGGCGGTGTGCGCCGGTTCCGACCTGATGCACCCGGTCGGCGCGCTGATGACCGGCGCGATTGCCGGTGCCCTGTTTGTCTGGTGCTTCACGGCGGCGCAGGTCAAATGGCGGATCGACGATGTGCTGGGTGTCTGGCCATTGCACGGTCTGTGTGGCGTGTGGGGCGGCATTGCCTGCGGAATTTTCGGCTCGACCGCGCTGGGTGGGCTCGGTGGTGTCAGCCTGATCAGCCAGTTGATCGGCACCGCCCTTGGAGTGGCGGTGGCGTTGATCGGCGGTTTCGCCGTGTACGGCTCGATCAAGGCGCTGCATGGTCTGCGCCTGAGCCAGGAACAGGAGTACTACGGCGCTGACCTGTCGCTGCACAAGATCGGCGCGGTGAGCCAGGACTAG
- a CDS encoding DUF883 family protein yields MASIKAKTAQEILMNDFQTLVSDTERLLEHTATLAGDQADELREQIHESLLRARETLKLTEDTLRERGQAAVTATEEYVSTNPWQSVGIAAGVGFLIGLLATRR; encoded by the coding sequence ATGGCCAGCATCAAGGCAAAGACTGCTCAAGAAATCCTGATGAACGACTTCCAGACCCTGGTCAGCGACACTGAACGCTTGCTGGAGCACACCGCCACGCTGGCCGGTGATCAGGCTGACGAGCTGCGCGAACAGATCCACGAAAGCCTGCTGCGCGCGCGGGAAACCCTGAAGCTGACCGAAGACACCCTGCGCGAGCGCGGTCAGGCGGCGGTCACCGCGACCGAGGAATATGTGTCGACCAACCCTTGGCAATCGGTGGGCATTGCTGCTGGCGTCGGCTTCCTGATTGGCCTGCTGGCCACGCGGCGCTGA
- a CDS encoding phage holin family protein: protein MSIGESGPNSGTASSTRRLGAAVLGLLHSHVELFGIELQEQKARTVSLLLFAGLALVFALLLLVGLSTLVLIVFWDTYRLAAIIGLCVFYTLAAIFCALRLKAAIFDESSPFHGTLEELANDRERLLP, encoded by the coding sequence ATGTCGATCGGTGAATCCGGCCCGAACTCGGGCACCGCCTCCTCCACGCGTCGTCTGGGTGCTGCCGTTCTCGGTCTGCTGCACAGCCATGTCGAGTTGTTCGGCATCGAACTGCAGGAACAGAAAGCACGCACCGTCAGTCTGTTGCTGTTCGCCGGCCTGGCGCTGGTGTTTGCGCTGCTGTTGCTGGTCGGCCTGTCGACCCTCGTACTGATCGTGTTCTGGGATACGTATCGCCTGGCTGCAATCATTGGTCTGTGCGTGTTCTACACCCTGGCGGCAATCTTTTGCGCGCTGCGTCTGAAGGCCGCAATCTTCGATGAATCCTCGCCCTTCCACGGCACGCTGGAAGAACTGGCCAATGACCGGGAGCGCCTGCTGCCATGA
- a CDS encoding EAL domain-containing protein, whose product MIDGQPLACFQPFIDTATGRIAGVEALGRLRQADGQLASVGPLFADPRTPAIALRRLDRQIRDNALSRLHEAPPDWFLSLNMSPRWISRLRADQALPSLKQLARHGIDPQRIVFEITELGGNSQRLSEVVARYRDAGARIAIDDFGAGYSQLDRVLALQPDILKLDMRLFQAAALGGPSSDVVKALAQMAEKTGCWIIAEGVETDAQLNFALECGSRYVQGFLFARAQEALFGTNDFVERFAGLRQSYVRQKLAERSKWMFMRQQLSELMTILQTWAQARAPLSALPQLDAFPWLLRFYQCDRHGTQLTPNLEWRSSGWVADNRYLGHNWSWRPYFYHLLAEGWEERRLTLSNTYRDATSNQYCLTAGQFFDNGERLLLIDIDAAGL is encoded by the coding sequence GTGATCGACGGGCAACCGCTCGCCTGCTTTCAACCCTTCATCGATACCGCCACCGGACGCATTGCCGGCGTCGAGGCACTGGGTCGTCTGCGTCAGGCCGATGGCCAACTGGCATCCGTCGGACCGCTGTTCGCCGACCCGCGTACACCGGCCATCGCGCTGCGCCGACTGGATCGGCAGATACGCGACAACGCGCTGAGCCGATTGCACGAAGCACCGCCGGACTGGTTTCTCAGCCTGAACATGTCACCGCGCTGGATCAGTCGCTTGCGGGCCGACCAGGCACTGCCGAGCCTGAAACAGCTCGCCCGGCATGGTATCGACCCGCAACGGATTGTTTTCGAGATCACCGAACTCGGCGGTAACAGTCAGCGCCTGAGCGAAGTCGTGGCACGCTATCGCGATGCCGGCGCCCGGATCGCCATCGACGATTTTGGCGCCGGTTATTCGCAGCTCGATCGAGTGCTGGCGCTGCAACCGGACATTCTCAAACTCGACATGCGCCTGTTTCAGGCGGCCGCACTGGGCGGGCCAAGCAGCGACGTGGTCAAGGCCCTCGCGCAAATGGCCGAAAAAACCGGCTGCTGGATCATTGCCGAAGGCGTGGAAACCGACGCGCAACTGAATTTTGCGCTGGAATGTGGATCGCGCTACGTTCAGGGTTTTCTGTTCGCCCGGGCACAGGAGGCGCTTTTCGGTACCAATGACTTCGTTGAACGCTTCGCCGGCCTGCGCCAGTCGTATGTGCGTCAGAAGCTGGCCGAACGCAGCAAATGGATGTTCATGCGCCAGCAACTCAGTGAACTCATGACCATCCTGCAAACCTGGGCCCAGGCCCGCGCCCCGCTCAGTGCCCTGCCGCAGCTCGATGCCTTCCCGTGGCTGCTGCGTTTTTACCAATGCGACCGTCACGGCACCCAACTGACGCCGAACCTGGAATGGCGCTCCAGCGGCTGGGTCGCCGACAATCGCTACCTGGGTCACAACTGGTCGTGGCGACCGTACTTCTATCATCTGCTGGCTGAGGGCTGGGAAGAACGGCGACTGACCCTTTCCAACACCTATCGCGATGCCACCAGCAATCAATATTGCCTGACCGCCGGACAGTTTTTCGATAATGGCGAGCGCCTGCTGCTGATCGACATCGATGCGGCGGGCTTGTAG
- a CDS encoding deoxyguanosinetriphosphate triphosphohydrolase: MDWHTLLNRERLGKPLHSPQELGRSPFHKDHDRIIFSGAFRRLGRKTQVHPVSSNDHIHTRLTHSLEVSCVGRSLGMRVGETLRRALPEWCEPSDLGMVVQSACLAHDIGNPPFGHSGEDAIRHWFQQAAGRGWLDAMSDAERGDFLNFEGNAQGFRVLTQLEYHQFDGGTRLTYATLGTYLKYPWTARHADSLGYKKHKFGCYQSELPLLEQIAHKLGLPQLEEQRWARHPLVYLMEAADDICYALIDLEDGLEMELLEYAEVESLLLGLVGDDLPETYRQLGPQDSRRRKLAILRGKAIEHLTNAAARAFVEQQDALLAGTLPGDLVEHMHGPAKRCVLNAKDIARKKIFQDKRKTLHEIGAYTTLEILLNAFCGAALEQHNGRTPSFKSRRILDLLGNNAPDPHGPLHASFLRMIDFIAGMTDSYASDMALEMTGRSSH; the protein is encoded by the coding sequence TTGGATTGGCATACCCTGCTCAACCGCGAACGTCTCGGCAAACCGTTGCACAGCCCGCAGGAACTTGGCCGCAGCCCGTTCCATAAAGACCATGACCGCATCATCTTCTCCGGTGCCTTCCGCCGCCTGGGGCGCAAGACCCAGGTGCATCCGGTGTCGAGCAACGACCACATTCACACGCGCCTGACCCACTCGCTGGAAGTCAGTTGCGTCGGCCGTTCGCTGGGCATGCGCGTCGGCGAAACCCTGCGCCGCGCCCTGCCCGAATGGTGCGAACCTAGCGATCTGGGCATGGTGGTCCAGTCGGCCTGCCTGGCGCACGATATCGGTAATCCACCGTTCGGCCACTCCGGCGAAGACGCGATCCGTCACTGGTTCCAACAGGCTGCGGGGCGCGGCTGGCTGGATGCGATGAGTGACGCCGAACGCGGCGATTTCCTGAACTTCGAGGGCAATGCGCAGGGTTTCCGAGTGCTCACGCAGCTGGAATACCACCAGTTCGACGGCGGAACCCGGTTGACCTACGCCACCCTCGGCACCTACCTGAAGTACCCGTGGACCGCCCGTCACGCCGATTCCCTCGGTTACAAGAAGCACAAATTCGGCTGCTATCAGAGCGAGCTGCCGTTGCTTGAGCAGATCGCTCACAAACTCGGTCTGCCGCAACTGGAGGAGCAACGCTGGGCGCGCCATCCGCTGGTGTATCTGATGGAGGCGGCGGACGACATCTGTTACGCCTTGATCGATCTGGAAGATGGCCTGGAAATGGAGCTGCTGGAGTACGCCGAAGTCGAGTCGCTGCTGCTTGGCCTGGTAGGCGATGATCTGCCGGAAACCTATCGTCAGCTCGGCCCGCAGGATTCACGCCGGCGCAAACTGGCGATCCTGCGCGGCAAGGCCATCGAGCACCTGACCAACGCCGCCGCCCGGGCCTTCGTCGAACAGCAGGACGCATTGCTGGCCGGTACGCTGCCGGGGGATCTGGTGGAACATATGCACGGTCCGGCCAAGCGCTGCGTGCTGAACGCCAAGGACATCGCCCGCAAGAAAATCTTCCAGGACAAGCGCAAGACCCTGCATGAGATCGGCGCCTACACGACCCTGGAAATTCTGCTTAACGCGTTCTGTGGTGCCGCCCTGGAACAGCACAACGGCCGCACGCCGTCGTTCAAGAGTCGTCGAATTCTCGATTTGCTGGGGAACAATGCGCCGGATCCGCACGGCCCTCTGCACGCGTCATTCCTGCGAATGATCGATTTCATCGCTGGCATGACCGACAGCTACGCCAGTGACATGGCGCTGGAAATGACCGGACGTTCCAGTCATTGA
- a CDS encoding response regulator transcription factor — translation MNSVFIVDDHPVIRLAVRMLLEHEGYKVVGETDNGVDAMQMVRECMPDLIILDISIPKLDGLEVLARFNAMSSPFKTLVLTAQCPTLFGIRCMQSGASGYVCKQEDLSELVSAIKAVLSGYNYFPSQALNPVRHDDVRYAELELFKSVNDRELMVLQLFAQGRTNKEIAKGMFLSNKTVSTYKKRLMQKLKAKSLVELIEMAKRNALV, via the coding sequence ATGAACTCCGTTTTTATTGTCGACGATCACCCGGTCATCCGCCTTGCCGTTCGAATGTTGCTGGAGCATGAAGGCTATAAAGTCGTTGGAGAAACCGATAACGGTGTCGACGCCATGCAGATGGTTCGCGAATGCATGCCCGACCTGATCATTCTCGACATCAGCATTCCCAAGCTCGATGGCCTGGAGGTCCTGGCCCGCTTCAACGCCATGAGTTCGCCCTTCAAGACGCTGGTATTGACTGCGCAATGTCCGACCCTGTTCGGCATTCGCTGCATGCAGTCAGGTGCATCGGGTTATGTGTGCAAACAGGAAGACCTGAGCGAACTGGTCAGTGCGATCAAGGCAGTTCTTTCCGGCTACAACTATTTCCCCAGTCAGGCGTTGAACCCTGTTCGTCACGATGACGTGCGTTATGCGGAGCTGGAGCTCTTCAAATCCGTCAATGATCGTGAACTTATGGTCTTGCAACTTTTTGCCCAGGGCCGCACCAACAAGGAAATTGCCAAAGGCATGTTCCTCAGCAACAAAACTGTAAGCACTTATAAAAAACGACTGATGCAAAAACTGAAAGCCAAGTCTCTCGTAGAACTTATTGAAATGGCCAAACGTAACGCACTCGTGTGA
- a CDS encoding transporter substrate-binding domain-containing protein, whose translation MSSRLMSVLIAWSACLGFCTSLTAASPASQDFTLLGRSTERTVQAVFDPSQVAWLHSRSELILGTSAPDYPPFDMTASGHDYEGFTADYAMLVGQATGLPIRVKRFPSREAAIRALIDGHIDMLGTSNGFEAENTDIVLSRPYAIDQPVLVTREGETRTLTEGLAGLRLSMLYHYLPLEDVKAIYPKALITSYPSYQNAINAVAFDQADVFLGDTISTHYMISKGYLNNIRMANFGKHEAHGFSFAVHRNNPQLLAIIDTVLKAVPGSERENIAKRWSVGSDTLLTDQKLQLTKREEQWLKKNSVVSVVVNEAFAPLTFFDSDGNFRGISADLLELIRLRTGLRFEIRRSRSDAEMIKQVEHHQADLIAALLPTAQREETLNFSRPYLENSYVLLTRKAADSPTHLGQLKRKRLAIAQGNPMIEYLRREFPRIQLIETPDTFSAVALLDEGQVEGAVNSLVIANYFIASRTFEHPLQITTTIGTRQAAFSLATARDNTELSSIIDKSLMSITPEELGIINGRWRGYSSVSQGTWRQYQRFFYQVIGGACLLLLLSLLWNAYMRRQIKQRKSAERALSDQLEFMGSLVNGTPHPIYVRDREGLLQSCNDSYLQAFNARREDVIGKSVMQGALNNACEALTYQADYQRVVAEGRPLVLDRPLQIGNRHLTIYHWILPYRDSSGEVQGIIGGWIDISERRELLDELRAAKERADDASRAKSTFLATMSHEIRTPMNAVIGMLELTLKRMDKAHPDRSGIETAYHSAKDLLGLIGDILDIARIESGRLSLNPERINLVDTIGSVVRIFEGLARQKQLSLTLSVSPPELNVDVHLDPLRFKQVLSNLISNAIKFTEAGQIRITLDVLPTDDPERSMMQLTVQDSGIGISTQDQLRLFEPFAQAGNGGPRTVSGTGLGLVISRNLCEMMGGKLRLSSLAGIGTQVTLSLPLAILPAEVPSTEDEPQIQASLTPLTVLVVDDHPANRLLMCQQLEYLGHRFCIAEDGQQGLEQWKNGEFDLVIADCNMPVMSGYELTRAIRQHEKLTRRPACTVLGFTANAQPEEILRCKQAGMNDCLFKPLSLTSLSQWVDSVQPLFRAPVFNLQGLTLLTGGNPAQTHRLLTELLSSSRLDRQELQALSLTRDPPALAVIAHKIKGAARIAQASRLIDCCDALEQACLQALPEDEIERRCRASRLAILELEQALEQQLVRLTRSKVAGA comes from the coding sequence ATGTCCAGCCGTTTAATGAGTGTTCTGATTGCATGGAGTGCATGTCTGGGGTTTTGCACCTCTCTGACAGCCGCATCACCCGCCTCGCAAGACTTCACCCTGCTGGGTCGCTCGACCGAGCGGACAGTGCAGGCTGTGTTCGACCCATCGCAGGTGGCGTGGCTGCACAGTCGCAGCGAGTTGATTCTGGGGACCTCCGCACCCGACTATCCTCCCTTCGACATGACAGCCAGCGGGCACGACTACGAAGGATTCACGGCGGATTACGCCATGCTCGTTGGTCAGGCAACCGGTCTGCCGATAAGGGTCAAACGGTTCCCCTCGCGGGAAGCGGCCATACGGGCATTGATCGACGGTCACATCGACATGCTTGGCACTTCCAACGGATTTGAAGCAGAGAACACCGATATCGTGCTGTCCAGGCCCTACGCCATTGATCAACCAGTCCTTGTGACGCGCGAAGGCGAAACCCGCACGCTGACCGAAGGTCTGGCAGGCCTGCGGCTGAGCATGCTGTATCACTACTTGCCGCTGGAAGATGTCAAGGCCATCTATCCCAAAGCCCTCATCACCTCCTATCCGTCCTATCAGAACGCAATCAATGCGGTAGCGTTCGATCAGGCGGACGTGTTCCTCGGTGACACCATTTCCACCCATTACATGATCAGCAAGGGATACCTGAACAACATCCGCATGGCCAACTTCGGCAAGCACGAAGCCCATGGTTTCAGCTTCGCCGTGCATCGCAACAATCCGCAGCTGCTTGCCATCATCGATACCGTGCTCAAGGCCGTGCCCGGCAGCGAGCGCGAAAACATCGCCAAGCGCTGGAGCGTCGGCAGCGACACACTTCTGACCGACCAGAAACTGCAACTGACCAAGCGCGAAGAGCAATGGCTGAAAAAGAATTCGGTCGTGAGCGTGGTGGTCAACGAAGCTTTCGCACCTCTGACGTTCTTTGACAGTGACGGCAATTTTCGCGGCATCAGCGCCGACTTGCTCGAACTCATCCGGCTGCGCACCGGACTGCGCTTCGAAATTCGCCGCAGCCGCAGCGACGCCGAAATGATCAAGCAGGTCGAGCACCACCAGGCTGACCTGATCGCGGCCCTGCTGCCTACCGCTCAACGCGAGGAAACCCTGAACTTCAGCCGCCCCTATCTGGAAAATTCATACGTACTGTTGACCCGGAAAGCCGCCGACAGTCCCACGCACCTTGGGCAACTCAAACGCAAGCGTCTGGCGATCGCTCAGGGCAATCCGATGATCGAATACCTGCGCAGGGAGTTTCCACGCATTCAACTGATCGAAACGCCGGATACTTTCAGTGCCGTGGCGCTGCTGGACGAAGGTCAGGTCGAAGGCGCAGTCAACTCCCTGGTCATCGCAAACTACTTCATTGCATCGCGAACCTTCGAGCATCCCTTGCAGATCACCACCACCATCGGCACCCGTCAGGCGGCTTTTTCTCTGGCGACTGCACGGGACAACACAGAACTGAGCTCGATCATCGATAAATCGCTGATGAGCATCACGCCCGAAGAACTGGGCATCATCAATGGGCGCTGGCGTGGCTACTCAAGCGTTTCGCAAGGCACATGGCGTCAATATCAACGCTTTTTCTATCAAGTCATCGGCGGCGCCTGCCTGCTGTTGCTGCTGTCACTGCTCTGGAATGCTTACATGCGGCGCCAGATCAAACAGCGCAAGTCGGCGGAACGGGCCTTGAGCGATCAACTGGAATTCATGGGTTCACTGGTCAACGGTACGCCCCATCCAATCTACGTGCGAGATCGTGAGGGTCTGCTGCAAAGCTGCAATGACAGTTATCTTCAGGCGTTCAATGCCCGGCGCGAAGACGTCATCGGCAAAAGCGTGATGCAGGGCGCCTTGAACAACGCTTGCGAGGCCCTGACCTATCAGGCCGACTATCAGCGGGTAGTGGCCGAAGGCCGACCGCTTGTGCTCGACCGGCCGCTCCAGATCGGCAACCGACACCTGACGATCTATCACTGGATCCTGCCGTACCGGGACTCCAGCGGCGAAGTCCAGGGAATCATCGGCGGCTGGATCGACATCAGTGAACGCCGCGAGCTGCTCGATGAGCTGCGTGCAGCAAAGGAGCGGGCGGACGATGCCAGCCGGGCCAAGAGTACGTTTCTGGCGACCATGAGCCACGAGATCCGCACGCCGATGAACGCGGTGATCGGCATGCTCGAATTGACGCTCAAGCGCATGGACAAGGCTCATCCGGATCGCTCCGGAATCGAAACGGCCTACCATTCGGCCAAGGACCTGCTGGGCCTGATCGGCGACATACTGGACATTGCCCGCATTGAGTCCGGGCGACTGAGCCTGAACCCCGAGCGAATCAATCTGGTCGACACCATTGGCTCGGTGGTCAGAATCTTCGAAGGGCTCGCCCGGCAGAAACAGCTGTCACTGACCCTGTCCGTCTCTCCCCCTGAACTGAATGTCGATGTGCACCTCGACCCTCTGCGCTTCAAACAGGTGCTGTCGAACCTGATCAGCAATGCCATCAAGTTCACTGAAGCAGGACAGATCAGGATCACGCTGGATGTACTACCCACCGATGATCCCGAACGCTCGATGATGCAATTGACCGTACAGGACAGTGGCATCGGGATATCGACGCAGGATCAGTTGCGATTGTTCGAACCCTTTGCCCAGGCCGGCAACGGCGGGCCGCGAACGGTAAGCGGCACAGGGCTGGGGCTGGTTATCAGCCGCAACCTCTGCGAAATGATGGGTGGAAAGCTGCGGTTGAGCAGCCTGGCCGGAATCGGCACCCAGGTCACTCTGTCGCTGCCGCTGGCCATTCTGCCTGCAGAAGTGCCAAGCACCGAAGACGAACCGCAGATCCAGGCGTCTCTCACTCCGCTGACCGTTCTGGTGGTTGATGACCATCCGGCGAATCGGCTGCTGATGTGCCAGCAGCTGGAATACCTCGGCCATCGTTTCTGTATCGCCGAAGATGGCCAGCAAGGGCTGGAGCAATGGAAAAACGGCGAATTCGATCTGGTTATCGCCGATTGCAACATGCCCGTCATGAGCGGTTACGAGCTGACCCGGGCCATTCGTCAGCACGAAAAGCTCACCCGCCGACCTGCCTGCACGGTGCTGGGGTTCACCGCCAATGCCCAGCCGGAAGAGATTCTGCGCTGCAAGCAGGCAGGCATGAACGACTGCCTGTTCAAGCCCCTTAGCCTGACCAGCCTGAGTCAATGGGTCGACAGTGTTCAGCCACTGTTCCGCGCACCTGTGTTCAATCTGCAGGGACTGACGCTGCTGACCGGAGGCAATCCTGCCCAGACCCATCGATTGCTGACAGAACTGCTCAGCAGCAGTCGCCTTGACCGACAGGAGTTGCAGGCGCTGTCCCTCACCCGGGATCCCCCCGCACTGGCCGTCATCGCACACAAGATCAAGGGCGCCGCGCGCATTGCCCAGGCGTCGCGCCTGATCGACTGTTGCGATGCGCTTGAACAGGCCTGTCTGCAAGCACTGCCGGAGGATGAGATCGAGCGTCGCTGCCGGGCCAGCCGTCTTGCCATCCTGGAACTGGAGCAGGCACTGGAGCAGCAACTGGTCCGGCTCACCCGAAGCAAAGTGGCCGGAGCTTAA